The Opitutales bacterium ASA1 genome window below encodes:
- a CDS encoding DMT family transporter, whose translation MSSHAPMPALADTDAGRSRAILLLLLSALLWSMGGLLIKGVEWSAPGIAATRSIVAALTIVAFYRGRLRFTWSTWQLAGAAAYAATVLLFVLATKLTTAANAILLQYTAPIYIALAAPWFLGEPSRRRDWWIIAVTLAGMSLFFVEQLSAEGLAGNLVAIASGIAFAALTLFLRKQKDGSAVESIVLGNILAAVIALPFVRGPFPEAAGWGMLLVLGVVQLGLSYIVYAAAIRRATAMDAALVPMLEPILNPVWVLLFLGERPGPWALAGGAVVIGAVAVRAALGARERPPPAPPRRGAFPSATT comes from the coding sequence ATGAGCTCGCACGCACCCATGCCCGCCCTCGCCGACACCGACGCCGGTCGCAGCCGGGCGATTCTCTTGCTGCTGCTCAGCGCGTTGCTCTGGAGCATGGGCGGGCTGTTGATCAAAGGCGTGGAATGGAGCGCCCCCGGCATCGCCGCGACGCGCAGCATCGTCGCCGCCCTCACGATCGTCGCCTTCTACCGCGGTCGCTTGCGATTCACGTGGTCGACGTGGCAGCTCGCCGGCGCGGCCGCCTACGCGGCGACGGTGTTGCTCTTCGTGCTCGCGACGAAGCTCACGACGGCGGCCAACGCCATCCTGCTGCAATACACCGCGCCGATCTACATCGCGCTGGCGGCACCGTGGTTTCTCGGCGAGCCGAGCCGGCGGCGCGATTGGTGGATCATCGCCGTCACGCTGGCGGGCATGTCGCTGTTCTTCGTCGAGCAACTCAGCGCCGAAGGGCTCGCGGGCAATCTCGTCGCCATCGCCAGCGGAATCGCCTTCGCGGCGTTGACGTTGTTTCTGCGCAAACAGAAGGACGGCTCCGCGGTGGAGTCGATCGTGCTGGGAAACATCCTCGCCGCGGTGATCGCGCTGCCCTTCGTGCGCGGACCGTTTCCCGAAGCGGCCGGTTGGGGCATGCTGCTCGTGCTCGGCGTGGTGCAGCTCGGCCTCTCCTACATCGTCTACGCCGCCGCGATCCGGCGTGCCACGGCGATGGACGCCGCACTCGTGCCGATGCTCGAGCCGATCCTCAATCCCGTGTGGGTGTTGCTCTTCCTCGGCGAACGCCCCGGGCCGTGGGCGCTCGCGGGCGGCGCGGTCGTGATCGGAGCGGTCGCCGTGCGCGCCGCTCTCGGCGCTCGCGAACGCCCGCCACCCGCACCGCCGCGTCGCGGAGCGTTTCCCTCCGCGACGACGTGA